A portion of the Cryptomeria japonica chromosome 5, Sugi_1.0, whole genome shotgun sequence genome contains these proteins:
- the LOC131044752 gene encoding uncharacterized protein LOC131044752, translated as MRCGRISVEGEAEEVISPKPRQRKRSHGKKSSNPFSGVGLDKFASLNAELSAKREYVARKTGTPESMVRFVYTSKGWVPVVVRQRHGGGVSGKPGTRAEQKMQRKENHGTRPKEEDRRGDDVKVKGDEIEGHGNGADGSAISQESEVVSMMPWWSGYVKTTAFGVLTVSAIMVRKSAGPAAAMAVVMVVGYLQKRWLGGVLCMKRFINSGISYFSELFLHWKKTPDVERMPLSLPEQEIQQPLASPQHKMIVSKKVPKGGPLLCFSAPCSPRQRGHANAAFSAPLKSLEVNTQLESKVPVPSKGQEINAQQYGKIVNHNDKGKMGIDKDKKKFGRILSLDSQPTNSIRLHKAESFVRRRKAGRRAIDATIGASVMIVILFFLIAYGRISAIFFTSAWWYVLPNLRTGNSNRRADC; from the coding sequence ATGCGGTGTGGAAGAATATCAGTGGAGGGGGAAGCAGAAGAAGTGATTTCTCCCAAGCCCAGACAGAGGAAGAGATCTCATGGGAAGAAATCTTCTAATCCCTTTTCTGGTGTTGGCCTTGATAAGTTTGCCAGTTTGAATGCAGAGCTCTCTGCAAAAAGGGAGTATGTTGCTAGGAAGACAGGCACCCCTGAGTCCATGGTGAGGTTTGTGTATACCAGCAAAGGATGGGTGCCTGTTGTTGTCAGGCAGAGGCATGGTGGGGGGGTTTCAGGCAAGCCAGGGACCAGAGCAGAGCAGAAGATGCAGAGGAAGGAGAATCATGGGACTAGGCCAAAGGAGGAGGATAGGAGAGGTGATGATGTGAAGGTCAAGGGTGATGAAATTGAAGGGCATGGGAATGGTGCAGATGGATCTGCAATCAGTCAAGAGAGTGAAGTTGTGAGTATGATGCCATGGTGGTCTGGGTATGTGAAGACAACTGCTTTTGGGGTGCTGACTGTGAGTGCTATCATGGTCAGAAAGTCTGCAGGTCCTGCAGCAGCCATGGCTGTGGTTATGGTGGTGGGTTACCTGCAGAAGAGGTGGCTTGGTGGTGTCTTGTGCATGAAGAGATTCATAAACTCTGGGATCTCCTATTTCTCTGAGCTTTTTCTGCACTGGAAGAAAACCCCAGATGTTGAAAGGATGCCCTTGAGTTTGCCTGAACAAGAAATCCAGCAACCTCTGGCATCTCCACAGCACAAGATGATCGTTAGTAAAAAGGTTCCTAAAGGGGGGCCTCTGCTTTGCTTCAGTGCACCCTGCAGCCCTAGACAGAGAGGGCATGCTAATGCTGCCTTCTCTGCACCCCTCAAGAGTTTGGAAGTCAATACCCAACTGGAGAGTAAGGTCCCTGTACCTAGTAAGGGCCAGGAGATCAATGCCCAACAGTATGGTAAGATAGTTAATCATAATGATAAGGGTAAGATGGGAATTGATAAGGATAAGAAGAAGTTTGGAAGGATTTTGTCCTTGGATAGTCAGCCAACGAATTCAATCAGATTACACAAGGCAGAGAGTTTTGTGAGGAGGAGGAAGGCAGGAAGGAGAGCCATTGATGCCACCATTGGTGCCTCTGTGATGATTGTTATTCTCTTCTTTCTGATTGCCTATGGCAGGATCTCTGCAATCTTCTTCACATCTGCTTGGTGGTATGTGCTTCCAAATCTCAGAACTGGTAATTCTAATAGAAGAGCAGATTGCTAA